In a genomic window of Penaeus chinensis breed Huanghai No. 1 chromosome 30, ASM1920278v2, whole genome shotgun sequence:
- the LOC125041159 gene encoding uncharacterized protein DDB_G0271670-like, with the protein SSSSSSSFSSTSSSSSSSSSSSSSSSRSSSSSFSFSSSSSSRSPSFSSSSSSSSSSSSSSSSSSRSSSSSSSSSSSSSSSSRSSSSSSSSRSSSSSSFSSSSSPSSSSSSSSSRSSSFSSSSSSSSSSSSRSSSSSSSSSSRSSSFSSSSSSSSSSSSRSSSSSSSSSSRSSSFSSSSSSSSSSSSSSRSSSFSSSSSSSSSSSSSSRSSG; encoded by the coding sequence tcttcctcctcctcctcttccttctcctccacctcttcctcctcctcctcctcctcctcctcctcctcctcctcctcccgctcttcctcctcctctttttccttctcctcctcctcttcctcccgctctccctccttctcttcctcctcctcctcctcctcctcttcctcttcctcctcctcttcttcctcccgctcttcctcctcctcctcctcctcctcttcctcttcctcctcttcctcccgctcttcctcctcctcctcttcctcccgctcttcctcttcctcttccttctcctcttcttcctccccctcctcctcctcctcctcctcttcgtcccgctcttcctccttctcttcatcctcctcctcttcctcatcctcttcctcccgctcttcctcctcctcctcctcctcttcctcccgctcttcctccttctcttcctcctcctcctcttcctcatcctcttcctcccgctcttcctcctcctcctcctcctcttcctcccgctcttcctccttctcttcctcctcctcctcctcctcctcctcctcctcttcctcccgctcttcctccttctcttcctcctcctcctcctcctcttcctcctcctcctcctcccgctcttccGGATGA